Genomic segment of Arachis hypogaea cultivar Tifrunner chromosome 11, arahy.Tifrunner.gnm2.J5K5, whole genome shotgun sequence:
AACCGATCTGTTGAGTCCAGTTTTCACAACCATAATAAATATCTCCCATACTACTTAAATTGAATATTGGACAACTAACATCAGAAGCTTCATCCGCGGTGGCGATTCTGGCTCTGTTCCAACTGGACTGCCTTGAAATGCTCTGCGTCTAGTCCTCCCTCCTTCTATGAGCACACTGCACACTGCCATTGAGAATCCGTGATGCACTTCCACAACAGCTCCTTCCCATATGAGAGGTTGCTCCGCTCAGTAGTCGTGCTGCTCTGGTCCCCGGTTTCCTTGTAAAAGAAGAAAACCAATTGTTGGCGCATTATTCATAAACCAATCACTAGTTCTTATGGACTGAAACGGCAGGCCCAGTCCAATTGAAAGCCCAATAACCCACTCCACCTtcagagaagaaagaaaacaCCATCGACGTCGTCGGGCATGAcgcaaaaccctaaaccctttgCATCGCGCCGTTCTTACGATCCTCTTCATCAATGGCTTCAGCGTGCAGCAGAATTGCGCAAAGAGCATATTCATTTTCTCGCATAAAATCAAGCATCAAATCTACTCTTCGCTCTTCATCCTTCTCCAAGTCAGCCACCAACACCGCCACCACTTCTTCTCCTCTTTGCCGATCCATTTTAACCAGGTTCCCCCTCCCCCCCCTCCCTATTTCCAAGTTCCTAAGGGAAACTAGATCCAAAAGGGATCGGAATTTTTATTTCTGAAGTGTTGTTCTCGTTGTGGTGGTTGTTGTAGGGTTGCTCCGGAACTAAGATGCGCGCAGTCGTTGCTGCCGCTGCATAGTGCGGTTGCGACGGCGAGGATGACGTCATGCCTGAGTACAACTTCTCGGAGCTGCCGAGCTCTATCACAGGGTACTCTCTGCTGCACCTCTCCCGGCCTCTAATACTTACTTTTTCCGCAATAAAAAATCTTCAACCGTGAGTCGCTAGTTTCTTTGCTTCATAGACTGAAGTTTCTCTATGGATTTTTTCCTTTTTGACGTCTTGTTTTATGCTGTGTTGTCAACTGTGAGTTGTACTGAGTAACAACATGTTTAGATATTGGATTAGCTTTCATGAAAGATGGCATTATTTTTTCTTCCTAATATATGCTGCTCTAAATATAGAAGAAGGAAATCTGAAAACATACTAAGCTCTTGAAGTGGAAAAGactgatttttttaaaagatgcaATTGTTATATATGAAGTAACGTTTTAGGAATGtgcctttattatttaagggtgaATCGAACGACTACAATGAACCAACAGTGGTTACTTGGAAAGGGTAGATAGATCGCTTAGATGAAATCGAGACTTTGTTCTCTGAGTTGATAGAAAGTTGCAATTGGTTTCGGCTTTCAAAATTTCCTGTTCACCAATTGAACTTTGTTGAACGACTGGATCCTCTTATTGGTTTGTAGCACAATCTTGACGTGTAGTGTGTCTATGCTCGATACTATCTAGAACATTTAAATGTGTTGGAAGTTGGAACAACCTCTAATTTGACTCTAATGTATAGAGGGGGCATTGCCAGCTGGGTAGGTTGGTTTTGTGTATAAAACAATTTGAAGGCCAAAAATTACAAAGTGAATGTGATGTTATAAACTAACTGTAAAATTTGGTTCCTGCAGGCACATAGTTAATTGGGAGCTTGCGGGACCAGTCACTTTTGACCTACTGCCTCATTACCAAGTATGAAAAGATTAAGTGTTCTTttaacatttaataataatatcttcAGCAATCTTATAATACAGCTCTATCTGATTCAAAAAAAATGCTCTGCTTCCATTTCCACAAATGTATGCTAGAATAAGAATGGATTTCGTGTGCAGTAATAccctcttttcttttgttttggaaTCGATAAGTGGAATTAAGAAGTTTAGGAATGAAATTGTGTTTGGTGGTCAGAACTAAAATTTCACTCTCAGGACACACGATTTCAGTTCCTTCAGTACCTCCAGAAAGTTGGGACACAAGGAACTGAAATTTCTAGGGATAGAAATTAAAACTTTAACATTTTCTTTAATAATTAAGGGTGTTTTAGTAAATATTCTTATTTTCATCTCCATATTTAtcttgaatcaaacaaaatattaagACATAATTTAGTTTTGTACACTTTACACCAAACGTAATACAAAGACTTAATTTAGTTTCAGTCTCCCAGTCTCTGTCTTTTAGTCTCGGCCTCTTTTCCAAACGCAGCCTAAAATCTAAATGTGATGAACAATTGAAACATTAGATGGGGGCATTTTTGGCAATCTATTTCAGTTTGATGCATTACGGAGGCCTATAGAAGTCCTAGTAAGGAGGAAGGAGAGTAGATAAGATGGTGGTTAGTCTAATAGAGGTGGTGGAGGGAGATTTGGAAACCTTGGAAGAAACAAGAATTTAGCATTCTAAATATGAACAGGATTTCATGCATCATCTAATCATTGTTTGTTGCCAATCTCACCTATTGGGTTAACGCTTAATAATTGTGGTAGTTGTTGTATTTTGGTTTGATGCCCCATTGGATTAGTTGCAATGTTTCTTCCATCcattagttcagtatgatgattttaGTGTGGTGGATGCAATATTCCAGAGAACTTTTCATTGTGAGATCAATTTATTACCATACTCACACTGTTCCTTAACCTTAACAAGTAACATGTAATTTTaataagaaatcttcaaattaataaaataaccatGCTACGAGATGGTTATCTCACACCTTTCTTTTGTGTTAATTATTTGCTGGTATAAATCTCGTCAGTTGTTTACTGGTGGGATATATTaggaaataaaaggaaaaatgtAAGGAAACTGAAATTTGGAGTGCATTAATGCTAAATAGATAATTAAAGACTTTTGTCGAATAACCTGATTTTTGGATGAGAACGGTTGGCTTAAAATTTATAGAAATCAGATGATCCTTTTATAGTAAATAAGTATCCTGTTGGTAGTTAACAAAACTGCTACGTTCGCCAGATGGAATTGATGGGACGTGAGACATGCATGCTGTTCTTAAGGTGGGATATTTTTCTTTGCTGTCCAAAGAGTGAGAATCGTAGATAATAGTCACCTCATAATTTGTGTCTAGTGTCTATACATGTTTGTGAATAAAATTGTACAAACACCATTGGTATGGATTAAAGGATCTTAGATCTTCCAGTTGCCATGTTTCAAGTTGATCTGTTGATGTTCTTTCACTCTTTGGCCCTTGATTATGTAAGCATTCTTTATTTTCTCCGGCATGTTTCTAACTGAGACTTTATCTATTTGTTCTATAGAGCTCGGTCTATCAGTTCCAAGGTAACATGCTAGAAGTGAGACTGAAGAAAGCCTTTTACATTTGTGAGGTTGGATTTTGTAATTCTGCTGTCAATACCCAAAAGCCGCTatactcaattttattttttcaggCTGAGAATGATTTTGTTGCTGAATAATGGTTACTTGCCGGATTATATAAATTTGATTAATCAATATGCTTAATTAAAGCAAACTCTGGTTCATCAAGAAATGGAGGTCAAGTTCTATTTTTATATCTTAGTGCATCAAATACTTTCCaagaatttaaatatatttgtttTCCAGGGaaacatctttttcttttttgattccaTCGATTAAAACTGAAGGCTAAGTACAAGTTGATCACACTCGAATAGCCTTTTGCAAACACCATAACTAAACACTTGCGAAATTAAATTACACATCTAACTAATGAATATACAACAATATTATATCACACTACTGATAATGATAACATTAATGGTCATTAACTATAGTTATTTGTAGTTATTACTTCATTGGTGCTAACTCTAGTCCTACAAAATTCTTTTATACAACTCTTGATACCCTGACTTAATAAGTAAAGTCAGACTCAATAAACAAAAAGGCCCATCAAGAAAGGTAGCTTGCGCAAACGTACCCGAAGAGGTTGGATCCTGCAAAGGAGCGAATCTCTCTTGCTATCTCGATCTTTCCTAAAAACTAGGTGTTAATGAACTCCTAAGATAAAGGGAACGGTTATTCATCAAATAAAGATGGAACTATTCCAACAAAGGTGGTTATTGattatattataaatacactgacattcCTCAGGTATAATTTAGATTTTAATCTACAAAAAACTTACCTAAAGCACTTGTTaatttaagcatcagagtctcttgcagagACCACTTCCTACCTCCTCACGAAGAACTTGGTCAGGCGGCACTTTGACATCAACAAGTCGGATGCTGCCATACAAAGGGATTTGGAACTTGCGTTCATGTccaaatcaacgtttcaggtaaccttcagaacattggcgccgttgctggggacctGGAATTTATCCTTTAACCGTGGCGAATCACCAATATGAAGACGGTCATACGGCATCTGAATCTGAAGCCGAGCCCCAACTAGAGAGCCATGCCATCATACTACCTCCACCACACCAAATGTATGGTCCTCATGGGGAAGGGCCACCAAGAAACCCCTACTTTAGGCGAATTCATTCGGAGATCCACCCTCCCGAAGACGAAAAGCCTCCTCAGACAGTGAAGATATTTGGCCTAGTCCATGGTCAACAGGAACGACTAGAACAGCTAGAACATGAGGCTGAACGACAACGGAAAGCAGAACGGGAGTTACAAAGAGAAGTGAGACAACGAAGGGAGCTAGAAGAAAAACTCTTGAAGTTAGAGGCCGACCTTCGAAACCGGGGTAATCGAACAGACCGGGAAGAATGCCCCATAGATGGAGAAGATTCATTCATAAAAGATATAATGCGGGCTGAAGTTCCTAGAAATTTTAAAACCCTTGACATCGATCTCTATGATGGGACGATCGATCCAAgacatcacctcagcaatttcaagAGCCGGATGTACCAAGCCGACACCTCTGACACCACCTGTTGCAAAGCCTTCCTGACCACTCTGACTAAAGCGAAAATGAAGTGGTTTGATAACTTAGCCCCCAGGTCGATAACTAGCTTCGACGACCTGATAAGGAAGTTTCTGACcaaattctccatccaaaaagataaaacaaaacACGCCCCGAGCTTGTTAGGAGTCAAACAAAAGGTCGGGGAAACCCTTCGAgattacatggaaaggttcaacaaggcaTGCTTGGAGATTCAAAATCTACCTACTGAAGCTGTGATAATGGGATTAGTTAATGACTTTATAGAGAAGCCATTTTCTCAATCCATATCCAAGCGGCATCCAGTCTCATTGAATGAAGTCCAAGAAAgggcagagaaatacatcaacatggagtaTAATTTTTGATTAAGGGAACCTTTTTCACGACCAAACCTGCCCTATCAACCTCCGGAAAAGGAAAAAGAACCTAAAAAGAGGGAAGAGCAAAATCCAGAGAAGCTCCGaagataccacaactacaccccctcTGGGTCTCTCTAGTGGATGTTTACAAAGAGATATGCCACACAGAGAAGCTTCCACCTCCTCGCTCGATCAAACATAAGGTCTGGAAATCGGACTAAATATTGCGACTACCACAAGctctatggacattccaccaacggatgttatgatttgaagaatgtcatagaaaatttGGCCAGCGAAGGCTGGCTAGACAGATATTTGGCTGACAGATCAGATGACTCGAGGAATAGGAgaagagaggatgaaggaggatGACAAGAGCGTCCACCTGAGACCCTGGAGCGACACATACACATGATCAATGGGGGATTCGCTGAAGGAGGAATGTCAAAATCATTACAGAAGATGCACATCAACGAGGTATACCAGGTTGGGGAAGATAACCGGCTGCTCGACTTGCccaccattttgttcactaaagAAGACGCCCAAGGAGCAACACTCGGGCATGATGATCCCGTGGTGATAACAATGATCTTCGCGAATGCCAACGACCATAGAACCCGGATAGATCAGGGTAGCTCGACAGATATCTTATTTAAGCCCGCCTTCTGGTGCGCGAAAtttgaactcgcacaacttcaccggcaagtgcaccgggtcgtccaagtaatacctcaagtgagtaagggtcgatcccatgaggattgttggattgagcaagtaaTAGTTATATTGCTAGACTTAGTCGGGCGAACAGAAAAaaagttgttgttgttgaatgtgcataaacaagaaaataaagaaaggcAATTAAAGATCAGTAAAGAGATAATATACGGAAGCAGTTAAGGCCTTGGAGATGCTCATCTCTccagattaatacttcttactcaCGATCTTAACAATGAacgattcattccatggcaaaccATTAGTAATTAAAACCTAATGTCTTAACGAGTTAATCTCCCCTGACCTTataaaacaccacagacaaggtcaattcTTTCAAATCAGAGGGTGAAGCTCAGAAATCTAGTTTAGCGCCACAAAAACctcaattacccaaagctaaccggattatatgtcacatatctaaTTAGCCCAGATAAATTGCGATTTAGGAGGAGTGCTTTCAAGCTATAGCCCAAGCGCGATAACTCTGTCGAGAATTACAAgtgctcatgtagaataaggggtcatactgtCGTTCCACCCTAGATTCATAAGATAAGAACGAAAgcaacaccttagaattgaatcaaacatgtatTAAGATAGAAGAGAAATAATATTAAGCCATTGAaataagcagagctcctaaccttaaccaggaggtttagttactcatactTTACAAAAGGAAAGGTAAAAGAAGATCTCTCTGTGAATGATCGGTGTTTGTAGACCTAGgtgatctcctctttaaatagtaaaatactaaccctaaaagatgttaatttaaatttaaaagttacaaaGATAAAACTAAATAAGCTAAAGAGtgttaaaatccactttgggcccactttggtcatGTGCGTGGGTCAAGCCTAGCGTTAAACTTGGGatataggcgttgaacgcccattagggggTTGAGCTCGCTGTcttctgctccctggctggcgttgaacgccagttttgggcgttcaacttgggaGATTAGtcatttttgggcgttaaacgccagatgtGGACGTCTAACGCTAGTTTTGGCAGTGATTCTGAAAgagaagtatagactatcatatattgctggaaagctctgtaagttagctttccaacttcGTTGagaccgcatcaattggacctctatagctcaagatatgctcgttagaatgcacggaggtcaggattgacaacatCTGCTATCTTTTCTTCGTCTCTGAACAAGATTCTGCCAAATTCGtccaaaattcacctaaaatcataaaaataacacaaaaactcaaagtagcatccaaaagatgaattttgcactaaaacatactaaatattactaaaatctaactaaaaacaactagaaaatgttatgaaaagggTATAAAATGTTTGTGAATCacaatatcaaatttaaattgttgcttgttcttaagcaaccaaaaacaaaataggactTAATAGAAGAGAAAAATACATTAGGTTTTAGAgttgtcaatgaagctcagttctaaTTACTGAATAGGGCTATTAGCTCCTTTTTTCTGAACAGcattggcatctcactttcctttgaagctcagaaatattggcATCCCTTTGAACTAGAattc
This window contains:
- the LOC112720802 gene encoding uncharacterized protein isoform X1, whose amino-acid sequence is MPEYNFSELPSSITGYSLLHLSRPLILTFSAIKNLQPHIVNWELAGPVTFDLLPHYQSSVYQFQGNMLEVRLKKAFYICEVGFCNSAVNTQKPLYSILFFQAENDFVAE
- the LOC112720802 gene encoding uncharacterized protein isoform X3, with product MPEYNFSELPSSITGYSLLHLSRPLILTFSAIKNLQPHIVNWELAGPVTFDLLPHYQMELMGRETCMLFLRARSISSKVTC
- the LOC112720802 gene encoding uncharacterized protein isoform X2; translation: MASACSRIAQRAYSFSRIKSSIKSTLRSSSFSKSATNTATTSSPLCRSILTRVAPELRCAQSLLPLHSAVATARMTSCLSTTSRSCRALSQELGLSVPR